DNA sequence from the Candidatus Schekmanbacteria bacterium genome:
TTTTCCCCAAAAGAGAAAGAATTCCAAGAGCAAATGCAATATCTGTTGCTGTTGGAATAGCCCATCCCTTAGTAGCTAACGGATTGTTTTGGTTTAATATCAGATAGATTAAAGCTGGAATCACCATTCCTCCAATGGCAGCGATGCCCGGCAGAGCAGCTTGTCTTAAAGATGAGAGGTGTCCTTCCAATATTTCCCTTTTTACTTCAAGCCCAATCAATAAGAAGAAAACAGCCATTAATCCATCGTTAACCCAATGATGCAGAGATTTATTCAAATGCAATGCTCCTATTCCTATTTCTATGGGAAGATGTAAAAATGATTCATAGTAGTACAATAAGAATGAATTGCTGAAGATGAGAGCAACCACAGTTGCAAACATTAATAAAATACCACTTGATGATTCCTTTTCTATGAATTCTTCAATAATTTTCATTAGTGCCTCAAAAGCGATAGTGTAGAGTTTAACATATCAGGCAGAATGATAGAGCATAAATTCTTTGATGATAAAAGATCATCATTTTATTGTGGAAAAAAATTTGCTGAAGATGGTGTTTATGCCATTTTTTAGATTATTTCAGCATTCGTTGTGCCGAGTCCCATCTTCTCTGCTGACCAGATGTGACCAGCCGCTTCATGGGAAACTTCAGGAATTTTCATTTCCCTTCTTTTTTCATTTATTATTCCCATTCCTACGATGTCTGCCGCAACCCTGTCTGTACTCATTACTATTTTGTGGCTTACTCCCTGCGGGGGTGAAGATGGAGCTCCATTGAAAACACCTGCAAGGGCATCGATTACTACTAATTTTGTTTTCTTCATTAGATGTTCGCTTGCATTGACTTCGGCAATTTGCGGGTTGCAGTGATGACGGTGCATCTTGTCAAATGCTTCGGGCATATCAGGAGGGTATAGTCCCACAGATGCCTGCTCGGCAATACTTATGGTGCCATACATATTTTTCAAAGAAAGAGTTACTCCCGTAACTCCCGGGGAATCAGCAGATTTTAGGACAGGAACATTGATCAAGTAGTCAATATGTTGAGAAAGAATTTTGCTGTGTGTTCGCTCGAAGTTTTCAGATTTGATGAATACCTTTGCTTCCGGGTCAAGACCAATATTTTCAGCTCCTTTACCTATGAATGTGCCATAACATTTATATCCTTCTTTCCCTTTGTTTATCTTATATCCTGATTTCTCCAAAAATCCTTCCACATTGTCCCAAATGAGAATATTTTCCTTTTTTATACCTGCTTCAGCCATACTGTCTGCTATGGAATAGACTACTTCAGGGTGAGAAGGAATTCGCCAATTAACACAATTCGGCTTTATACCAATGACTTCATTCTCTTTTAAATTTGGAAAAATTTTGACCCAAGCTTCGGATATGCTTTTAGTATTTGTTATTCTCTTTATTGCTTCATCAACCATTGCCCTTGCCAGTTTTGCATCGATTGAAAAATTATCAGTAATTGCTTTTTTGTCCTCGACTACTGCAACTATGGATTTGGCGACAGATTTTTTCCCTTCATCAGCAAATAAAAAAGTCGGATTGATTCCCGTTATTGCAGCTGCAGCGACGGTTGATTTTAAAAAGGACCTTCTTGTTAATAGATGACTGTATGGGCATCTTTTCTTCATTGGAATCTCCTAAAAAAAGAAAATGTTTGCAAAAAACTCAAGGCAAAAACAGAAAAAAATTAGAACATTTAGTTTTTTTATTCAAGTTTTCAAAGTGGATTCCTCTTTTTTTTAAGGCATAATTCAACAAGTTCTTCAACTATTGCCGTGCCAACACACATAACGGTGTCAGCACCGCCCCAATAAAGCTTCAATGTACCGTCATCTTCGGGCACTGCACCGCAAGAAAAAACAACATTGTGAACATAGCCAGTAATTTCCCACGAATCTTCCGGTTGTAGAATCCAATCATCGGCAACTCCAATAATTTTACCGGGATTTTCAAGCTCATGAAGAGCAACTCCTAAGCGATATATTGAACCGTCCATAGTTTTGAATACGCCATGAAATATATTTAACCATCCCTTGTCAGTCCTTATAGGTGTTGCACCGGGACCTACTTTCATTTCGTCCCAATGATAATTCTGCGGCTTGATGATGATTTCAGAATTGCCCCAGTGAATGAGGTCAGGCGAAGAAGAAATCCAAATCGACCATGGCGATATTTCTGAATGTGGTCTATCAAGACGGTAATAGAGTCCGTCAATTTTTTCAGGAAATAAAACAACATTCCTGTAATCGCATTCTGTTATAAAAGCAATTCTTTCAATATTGTTGAAATCTTCTGTTTTGGCTAATCCGATTCTTACGCCATGTCTTGAATAGGCGCTGTATGTAATGTAATAAATTCCCTCGATTTCACAAAGGCGAGGGTCTTCCACACCGTATTCTTCATAAACTGAAAAAGGTTCTTCTTTCGAAGGAGTAAGAAAGGGTTTGTCATCGGCTTGAAAATTGAATCCATCTTCACTTTCTGCCTTGCCAATTATTGAGCGCCCATTTCTCAGATGAGAGCGGAAAAGCATTATATATTTGCCATCTTTTTTGATGACAGCGGCATTATGGACTGTTTCGACAGGATAGGGAATATCCTTCTTTGTTAAAATAGGATTCCCTTCATACCTTTTTACTAAATCTTTTTTTACTTTCATTTTCTATATTCGTTTTACTTTTGTAGATTTTGCCTTCTCGATGGAGAGGATTTCTTCATAAACTTTGATATAATCATTTACCATTCTTTCAACTGAGAAATTCTTTTCAACCCACCTGCGGCATTCAATGCGCGAGATATTTTTAATTTCATCAACTTTTTTTATTGCATCATCTATGCTTTCAACTAAAAAACCTGTTTTTTCCTTATCGATAACTTCAGGCATACTGCCTCTATTCTTTGCGATAACAGGTGTGCCGCATGCCATAGATTCTATTACAGAAAGTCCAAAGGGCTCGTCGAAGTTGATTGGGTGCAAAAGTGCATAAGCACCGCCCAACAATTCATCTCTTTTCTTTGGTCCTGCGCTTCCCACATAAACGATTTGTTCTCCGTCTATGAAAGGAGCAACCTTTTCATCGAAATATTTTTGGTCCTGAATGATTCCGGCAATAATCAATTTTCTTTTTGTCTTTTTTGCAATTTCTATGCATTCATAAGTTCCTTTCTCATTATGAATCCTGCCAAAAAAGAGAAGATAGTCGCCTCCTTTCTCATTGAAAGTGAATTGATTCAAATCGATGCCATGATGTACTGTTGCAATATAATCAAGCTCGTCCGCTCTGTCCGAATTGCTGATGGAAACATAATATACTTTACCATTGTACTTCTTATATACAGGCAAAATTTTTGGAGACGAGAAACCATGAATTGTTGTTACAACAGGTGTGGATGTCATTGCTGTATATGTCAAAGGAAGGAAATCAAAGTGATTATGGATTATATCGAATTCATCTCCTCTTTCAAAACATTCTGAGATGTGAAGACATTCCCATACTTTTGGCAAGAGAGTTTTGTCATCCTCATATCCATGAGGAGCAACGCTTACAAGTTTAGCTGATGTAATTGAATCTGCTGTGGCAAATAGGGTTACATCAATTCCCTTTTTTACAAGACCTTCTGTAATTAATGAGACAACATTCTCCCATGGACCATAGTGGCGCGGTGGTGTCCTCCATGCTATTGGAGAAAGCATTGCGATTCGCATTTTTTTCTACTGCCTCCCTTCATATTTTTTTACCCATTGC
Encoded proteins:
- a CDS encoding glycosyltransferase family 4 protein — encoded protein: MRIAMLSPIAWRTPPRHYGPWENVVSLITEGLVKKGIDVTLFATADSITSAKLVSVAPHGYEDDKTLLPKVWECLHISECFERGDEFDIIHNHFDFLPLTYTAMTSTPVVTTIHGFSSPKILPVYKKYNGKVYYVSISNSDRADELDYIATVHHGIDLNQFTFNEKGGDYLLFFGRIHNEKGTYECIEIAKKTKRKLIIAGIIQDQKYFDEKVAPFIDGEQIVYVGSAGPKKRDELLGGAYALLHPINFDEPFGLSVIESMACGTPVIAKNRGSMPEVIDKEKTGFLVESIDDAIKKVDEIKNISRIECRRWVEKNFSVERMVNDYIKVYEEILSIEKAKSTKVKRI
- a CDS encoding glycosidase codes for the protein MKVKKDLVKRYEGNPILTKKDIPYPVETVHNAAVIKKDGKYIMLFRSHLRNGRSIIGKAESEDGFNFQADDKPFLTPSKEEPFSVYEEYGVEDPRLCEIEGIYYITYSAYSRHGVRIGLAKTEDFNNIERIAFITECDYRNVVLFPEKIDGLYYRLDRPHSEISPWSIWISSSPDLIHWGNSEIIIKPQNYHWDEMKVGPGATPIRTDKGWLNIFHGVFKTMDGSIYRLGVALHELENPGKIIGVADDWILQPEDSWEITGYVHNVVFSCGAVPEDDGTLKLYWGGADTVMCVGTAIVEELVELCLKKKRNPL
- a CDS encoding DUF362 domain-containing protein; translated protein: MKKRCPYSHLLTRRSFLKSTVAAAAITGINPTFLFADEGKKSVAKSIVAVVEDKKAITDNFSIDAKLARAMVDEAIKRITNTKSISEAWVKIFPNLKENEVIGIKPNCVNWRIPSHPEVVYSIADSMAEAGIKKENILIWDNVEGFLEKSGYKINKGKEGYKCYGTFIGKGAENIGLDPEAKVFIKSENFERTHSKILSQHIDYLINVPVLKSADSPGVTGVTLSLKNMYGTISIAEQASVGLYPPDMPEAFDKMHRHHCNPQIAEVNASEHLMKKTKLVVIDALAGVFNGAPSSPPQGVSHKIVMSTDRVAADIVGMGIINEKRREMKIPEVSHEAAGHIWSAEKMGLGTTNAEII